In a genomic window of Pseudomonas putida:
- a CDS encoding VOC family protein — MAIFTHVSVGTNDLNKARNFYDEVLSKLNLKRIADLDDNGSIWGEAAPSFFVLKPANGAPASVGNGVTVSFEAPNRASIDAFHKAALAAGGVCEGAPGPRGWAPHAYAAYARDLDGNKLAAYCFSPV; from the coding sequence ATGGCCATTTTCACACACGTCAGTGTTGGCACTAATGATTTGAATAAAGCCCGCAACTTCTATGATGAAGTCTTGAGCAAGTTGAATCTTAAGCGCATTGCCGATCTTGATGATAACGGTTCGATCTGGGGTGAAGCCGCGCCTTCCTTTTTCGTCCTCAAGCCTGCCAATGGTGCGCCTGCCAGTGTCGGTAACGGTGTGACCGTCAGTTTCGAAGCCCCCAATCGCGCCTCGATCGATGCCTTCCACAAGGCGGCCCTGGCGGCTGGCGGAGTCTGTGAAGGCGCGCCGGGGCCTCGCGGTTGGGCACCCCATGCCTACGCCGCGTACGCCCGTGATCTGGACGGCAACAAGCTGGCCGCTTACTGCTTCAGCCCCGTCTGA